The Phyllostomus discolor isolate MPI-MPIP mPhyDis1 chromosome 4, mPhyDis1.pri.v3, whole genome shotgun sequence genome window below encodes:
- the SAYSD1 gene encoding SAYSvFN domain-containing protein 1, protein MEERLAEFRAARKRAELAAEASTLSQSAQTSGKKAEATATPKSALGWLKLFLVWKRRPESSQAQPSVVQEASQPRSSTSQPPRRTAIPPPLPQDQSFLTSITFLKVLLWLVLLGLFVELEFGLAYFVLSLFYWMYVGTRGPGEKKEGEKSAYSVFNPGCEAIQGTLTAEQFERELQFRPLEGR, encoded by the exons ATGGAAGAGCGGTTAGCCGAGTTCCGGGCGGCCCGAAAACGGGCGGAGCTTGCGGCAGAAGCCAGCACTTTAAGCCAGAGCGCACAAACCTCGGGAAAGAAGGCGGAAGCAACTGCAACTCCAAAGTCAGCTTTGGGCTGGCTAAAACTGTTCCTGGTGTGGAAACGGAGGCCCGAGAgttcccaggcccagcccagcgTAGTTCAG GAAGCCTCTCAGCCCAGGAGCAGCACATCACAGCCCCCACGGAGAACAGCCATTCCCCCGCCATTGCCACAGGACCAGTCCTTCCTGACCAGCATCACCTTCTTGAAGGTTCTTCTCTGGTTGGTCCTGCTGGGACTATTTGTGGAACTGGAATTTGGCCTGGCTTATTTTGTCCTATCCTTGTTCTACTGGATGTATGTCGGGACACGGGGCCctggagagaagaaggagggagagaagagcgCCTACTCTGTGTTCAACCCAGGCTGTGAAGCCATCCAGGGCACCCTGACTGCAGAGCAGTTTGAGCGAGAGTTACAGTTTAGACCCCTGGAGGGGAGATAG